In the genome of Deltaproteobacteria bacterium, one region contains:
- a CDS encoding NAD-dependent epimerase/dehydratase family protein, with translation MEPRFPLGPKAQAHEGAAEHGRGHGHDDQGHEEALVDYARRTGAPVAVYRLPNVFGKWSRPNYNTVVATFCHNIARDLDITISDPERELELVYIDDVVAAFLRHLDGEDDLGRQRYT, from the coding sequence CTGGAGCCGCGATTTCCTCTTGGTCCCAAGGCCCAGGCGCATGAGGGGGCCGCTGAGCATGGACGTGGCCATGGCCATGATGATCAGGGCCACGAAGAGGCGCTGGTCGATTACGCCCGGCGCACCGGCGCACCGGTGGCGGTCTACCGGCTGCCCAACGTGTTCGGCAAGTGGTCGCGGCCGAACTACAACACCGTGGTCGCCACCTTCTGCCACAATATCGCCCGCGACCTGGACATCACCATCTCCGACCCCGAGCGGGAGTTGGAACTGGTGTACATCGACGATGTGGTGGCCGCGTTCCTGCGCCACCTCGATGGCGAAGACGACCTGGGGCGGCAGCGCTACAC